The DNA sequence GACGGCAAGCGCATCATCCTGCTGGCCGAGGGCCGGCTGGTGAACCTGTCCTGCTCGAGCATCTCGTCGTTCGTGGCGTCGATCTCGGCCACCACGCAGGCGCTCGCGCTGATCGAGCTGTTCAATGCGCCGCCCGGCCGCTACAAGGCGGACGTCTATCTGCTGCCGAAGAAGATGGGTAAGCGCGGGCACTGCTTCGTATGCTCtccgtttatttattttttttgtatgctcaCTCCCTACCATTGATTGCTCGGTGACTCTCCCACAGACGAGTACGTCGCCAGCCTGCATCTGCAGACGCTCGATGCGCATCTGACGGAATTGACCGACGAGCAGGCCCGGTACATGGGCCTCAACAAGGCCGGCCCGTTCAAGCCGAACTACTACAGGTATTAGTATAGCAGGTGCGCTTCGTTTCCGGCCGGGCCGCGCCGCCGCACGCACGACGCCACACGCTGCCGTGCCGCGAGTTAGCACCGCTCGGACGCGCACACCTTTATTAGCAAGCATAGCGAATTTATGAACCGCAATCACATCACTTCGTCGAACcgagctctgtgtgtgtgtgtgtggagctgGTGGATGTCACCCCAAATTACTAGCTGCAGcagatagaagaaaaaaaaaccccaaatgcGAAGAGTGAGAAAGAAGCAGAACCACTTTcgagatgtatgtgtgtgtgtgtgttgtgagtgTGGAGCCTGCAATACGAACCACTTTTCGACAGGAAGAACCTTTGGAAAcacccacgcacacacacacacactgtttagCATTTAGACGATAGATTAGAAATGATAAAACAATGCAAAGGAAGATGCGGTTAGGAAAAAGCGATGGTTCATTTGCATGAGCGTCAACGTActagtttttttcatttagatCAATGGTTTTCAGATCTTTTTACCGCATTTCCTCCCATTCCCTACCGGCCCTTAGACGGGCTTCAAGAAAATCGGTACAAAATGAGTTAAACATCATTTTCTGTTGCTACCTCCCAACACTtttacttttcatacaaacacctggattgttagcttgcttctatCTGTCAAACGCCCTAAAGATTTGGGAGGAACGTGTTgtttttacagggttttccagatGTTTTCATAGTTGtcggacacttccttgactttttcttattggaagtgaacttcatatgttggaaattggactctatggcacgtTTTTTGGACAGACTGCTTGGacattcctattggatttgtccatcAAGGGttctatagagtccaattcaggttacattaagttcatttcacgtgtGAAAGAGTTAATAAAGTGttccacaactatgagaactcctggaaagcCCTGtaacgcaaaacaaaagttTGGGCATAAGTGGGTTAGtaggaggttttttttttaaattcttcgtACGAGGAACGCATATAATTTTGGATGCCTCATCTATTGTCTTAAGTTGCTCTTAAGGTGGTGTCTTAAGTTGGCTAGTCCATTTTTTTAAGTACTGGATTTTTACAGCAAAATCATGTAGCACCTTGACAAGCTTATTTTTGGATTTAATAGGGAGCTTTGTACAATGCTACAATGTACAGCTTGTGTTGGTTATTGGACGAATAATCGTTTTTCGAATCTTACTTTTTTTTGATACGAATAATCTAGTCATTGACCCAATGCATTTTacgaaattttgataaaaatttctccctgaaaaaaatataataacaaTTTGAAAACCGCTGATTTAGATGATGAACTGGCCGTGAGTCGCagcttttttgttaattttaattgaTGAAATATATATGGTTTCATTTCGCAATTGCAATACAATTTGTTTACTAAACCATGAACATTATTTGGCAGACCAGAAACGTTCTTTATTTCGACGGGTAGGACGGGTTCTTTTTATGAGTAGCTCAGTGCATTATAATTTGTTAAGAATCGATGAACGTTGATTAGACGATCTTTATTTTGAATGCACTGACCGTACGGTTCTGGTTCTTTAGTCAGGCCCCTAATTTTCTGTCGAGCATGGAGCTCCTCGAGCGCGTGTGGGTATTATGACTGTAAATCGGGATTAATAGAAGCAAAACGGTACACCTGCTCTTCCTTTGCTATGtataaaaaagagagaaagagagttaaaaaaacgataaatatatatatttaaaaaaacgaatttcTTCCGCCgcttttacacacacacacacccgcagtAGCAGAACTCTGTATCCTGTAGAAGAGCGAAAGTGTGCAATCTGGTTAAAAATTTCTTGTTAAAAGCGATGCAAAGGAGACGGACAGAGAGCGAAAGACACGTggtggaaaagtaaaaaaaaaatccaaaaactaTAACTATAGCAATTAAAACATACGCAAACGCACGAAGAAAAGCAGCGATGATGTCCcggtgggtgtatgtgtgttgtttgtgcgcGATATTCGCAACAAAACATAATCGATCGGtcggtttgggtttttttgctttaccaTTCGCAACCGCTCGATTGGGACGCGTGGCGTCGCTCACGTGGCTTTTTCTTCGCAACTGCAAAATTAATTGTCAATTAACCGAACAAACCCCCCACCCGCTATCGAACGAAGAACGAGCAAGCAAGGGAAAGCGCAATGCAATGCGACGAGAATGGGAAATAATgtgaattagaagaaaaaaaaaacaatgtctGCGCCAAAGCCGATTGCGACTTCTTCAGCGCTTTTGTTTCAGCATGTGTTTAAGAGAGGTGTTATCCTGTAACAGCCAAGCTAAGGATTGCATTTGCTCCGTTTGGGCAGAGTAtttccgtttcgtttcgtggGCGCGCGCCACACAACTAACtgattttttcccccattttgaTGGGCAGAGGCTCAATTCTCCTCCTTCAAAAGCCAGAACaaaatgtttgtaaaaaacaaaacaaaacactatcTATTGCTCTTATGTGTACAGCAGGTAAATAGGcgaacgaaaaaacaaaaaccgaggCGAAGCGTACGAACGGAAAAGAAAATTGCTCTTGAAATggagaaacgaaaaaaacaaacaaacatttggGATAGGTTGAAGGAAACCCACTTATGCAGTTAGTAGTTGTGTAGTATGTAACGTTTACAACTTCCCCCCATACCCCCCTCTTTACACGTGCTCAGCCACGGTCGATGGGAgatagagaagaaaaaaacacgtatGAATGGAACAATTATTAGTCGCGGTGAAGAAAGGTGAAGCTATTAGGTAGTTTATGTGGCAAACAGTTACAAACGGGCTATTTTGGGggtatacatacatacatacatacacacacacagacacgcataGATACTTAGAGACGCAAGGCGAGAAGTGCACGCTTTTCTAAACCTTTTtcgttcaaaaaaaaaaacacacacaaaaaacaaaaaaaaaccgaaactTCCACTCTAGGTGCAGGATTTCGCTTTCACAACCggtattattataattttaaagtaGAGCATAGCGTTTAATGGTGTTTCGTTTTCTGCTGCTCCGCTTTGTTAAAAAGGGAGtgaacccacacacaccacacacatagacacttAAAAGCGAGGAACAGAATAGAGTGTTTTAATAATTTGTGTTCGGCACAGCTAGCGCGCACCGCAAGTTTAATGTGTATTGTTGCTACTGGGAAACAACCTACgccaccctccccccccccccctgcccaATCTCTTTATCCCGCATCCCTGTGCACTTGTTTAGAGTAGAAACGAATTTCTAACacctctctatctctcactctttctcccTCCCACATTTTCCTGCAAGGAAATATtccttgaaaaaaaaaatagctccTCAAATCCTTTCCCTGACGGGTGAATGGGTTGAGATATGCCAACAGTAGTAGTGCAACCCTCTGTAGAACGCTTCGGTTAATTAGAGGGGGGCGTTTTCCTGTTTTCCCCCGTTGCCTTTCTTCCGTATTTTTTGTCccttgcaaagaaaaaaaaaacacgtaatCGCCGTGTTGTGAAATTCTATCCATTTGTGAGggtgcgagcgtgtgtgtgtagaaaacgaaaccaattaaaaacaaaaaaaagaacaaacactATAAAAAACCAAGTTATGTATTTTAGTTCTGCCGCAGACCACACACAACGCAACAAACCACAAATAAAGAGAAGcgaaagaacaaacaaacaaaaaaaacgtatgCAAAACTGAAACTGAAAATTTGGTAGTCAATTTATTTAGCCACTAGCGCATCACTTCCTATcgccgccccccccccccccaccattCAGTACAGGGAGCCCTTGTCTTCCGCGTACAGGAAGTAGATCGGTACCGGGGGCCGCCCGTCGCCGAGCTGCACCAGCTCGACGTGGCGGATCAGAAAGACGGCCGCCAGGCCGTAGAACAGCTGCGGCAGCCCCAGGTTGGCCACCTTGATGCAGCGAAAGAACCGATCGTCCAGCGTCAGGTCCTGCCAGGGGCGGCGCGTGCAGTGGTACTTCATGTACGGGTAGCAGCCGGTGCGCAGGATGTGATAGTTGGCCCCGGTGTCGAGCGTCCAGTTGAAGTGCGACCAGCCGAACTGATCGTTCCGCACGTCGCTGTGCTGTTGTGGAGGGCGGGAGAGTGCGGTGAGTATGGGAAATAGACTGAAAAAGGGCGCTGCTACCTTGATGAAGTACGACGTCCAGGGCGGTTCGTTGCACTGCTTCAGGTAGGCGGTCAGCACCTCGGACACCTTCGGCTTGGTGGCGGCGCCGCCGCCGGTCGCACTGTGAAGGGTCCGCTTGAtgagtagcagcagcatcgccGGCGGATGGAAATGTGCTTCGCCTGCAAGAACAGTGTAAGGGGTGAGAAGTGCTGTTCGgtaagattcacgaatctgaATGAAACTTTGAAGTGAtgcaatgaatctgaatctcggTGGGACAGATTCACAAATCTCAAAGATTCATTGATATCAAAGATTGATGGATAtcaaaaaatgtatatttcTCGAGAGATTCGCGAATCTCTCAGAATGCataaatcttcaaagattcataaagTTTGagcttcttcttattcttcttgttggtgtaacaacctacgtggtcatgccagcctatacaggctttcgagactgcTTGGAAAGCATCACGCAGCcgaatagtttgttttgctacagagagatatggtgtATGCGAGGCCTCGACGGGCATGTCGCgcaatttcaatattttgaaaatcatacatcCCCAAAGATTGATGAATCTCTGGAGATTTTTAAATCTGTATGGATTTATAAATCCTGCGGCTTCATGAATCAAGGCAGATGCTTAATATGCCGCCTGTcaagatcctgtcccagatcctgttctgcagacttGCGCCCCTTGCTACAAATATAATCGGCAGCTACCAAGCTGGGTAGGTACCGCTGGGTGCTCTACGtcagatcctccagaagtgcgGAGAGCGCCAGACCCCTacgcaccacctgttcatcgaTATCAAGGCGGCTAACGACACCATAGACCGGAAGAAGCT is a window from the Anopheles merus strain MAF chromosome X, AmerM5.1, whole genome shotgun sequence genome containing:
- the LOC121588131 gene encoding uncharacterized protein C15orf61 homolog; the protein is MLLLLIKRTLHSATGGGAATKPKVSEVLTAYLKQCNEPPWTSYFIKHSDVRNDQFGWSHFNWTLDTGANYHILRTGCYPYMKYHCTRRPWQDLTLDDRFFRCIKVANLGLPQLFYGLAAVFLIRHVELVQLGDGRPPVPIYFLYAEDKGSLY